One Salvelinus fontinalis isolate EN_2023a chromosome 11, ASM2944872v1, whole genome shotgun sequence DNA window includes the following coding sequences:
- the LOC129865375 gene encoding G2/M phase-specific E3 ubiquitin-protein ligase-like: MSSNVDSAFAPDANQINLRDNVYDCAMRGLKRARFHPEAKINIVFRDADGKGAADEGGPSREFLRLLMSAIHSSAIFEGPDWHKCLSCNSQALYDVLYKQMGRMIAVCLVHGGVEPQNNSERLYRQVCGLQSPVPELKEIAEYDFREKLEKIQLAQTVDEAQSAVMEASEQLVMLGSVRYIRTLESDDLEESATKFYLESRLRDALEQFKEGLECLGLLPYKNRHSSLFRED; this comes from the exons ATGAGCAGCAATGTTGACTCTGCTTTTGCCCCTGATGCCAACCAAATTAACTTGAGGGACAACGTTTATGATTGTGCAATGAGAGGCTTGAAGAGAGCCcgctttcatccggaggcaaaaaTAAACATTGTTTTTAGGGATGCTGACGGAAAAGGGGCAGCTGATGAGGGTGGTCCCTCAAGGGAATTTCTCCGGCTGCTAATGAGTGCCATCCATTCCTCTGCAATATTTGAGGGACCTGATTGGcataaatgcctttcttgcaactCTCAAG CACTCTATGATGTCTTATACAAGCAGATGGGCCGCATGATTGCTGTCTGTCTGGTACATGGGGGTGTAGAGCCCCAAAATAATTCAGAGAGGCTATACAGGCAAGTGTGTGGCCTACAATCTCCTGTGCCAGAACTGAAAGAAATTGCGGAATATGACTTCAGAGAGAAGTTGGAGAAG ATCCAGTTAGCACAAACTGTTGACGAGGCACAATCGGCGGTCATGGAAGCCTCCGAACAACTGGTCATGTTGGGTTCAGTGCGATACATTCGTACACTGGAGAGTGATGACCTGGAGGAGTCAGCCACAAAGTTCTACTTAGAAAGCAGGCTACGGGATGCTCTTGAACA ATTCAAAGAGGGTCTGGAGTGTTTAGGTCTCCTGCCTTACAAGAATAGACACTCAAGCCTCTTCAGAGAAGACTGA